The following are from one region of the Maribacter aquivivus genome:
- a CDS encoding alpha/beta fold hydrolase produces the protein MSSRYFLFFLLLVIFSQKTISQSGKFESFDGVQIAYTDEGSGEVVLLLHGFINSRKSWDKTALKKDLLNAGYRVIIPDLRGNGDSDKPQNEEAYQGNAEVKDVVLLMNHLDVDKYKAVGYSRGSIVLAKLLTEDDSIEKAVLGGMGIDFTNADWDRRIMFAKAFDGDINEITKGAVDYAKSIKADLRSLHLQQKFQPVTSVSELNKIDINVLVICGDEDNDNGNAEELSKIFKSGSLKRVPGDHNSTYKTEGFSLSVLQFLD, from the coding sequence ATGTCATCACGGTATTTTTTATTCTTTTTGTTGCTGGTCATATTCTCTCAAAAAACTATTTCCCAATCAGGTAAATTTGAATCATTTGACGGCGTACAAATCGCTTATACAGATGAGGGTAGTGGTGAGGTGGTACTATTGTTACACGGATTTATAAATTCTAGAAAGTCTTGGGATAAAACGGCTTTAAAGAAAGATTTGTTAAATGCTGGCTATCGCGTGATCATTCCTGATTTACGCGGTAATGGAGATTCAGATAAACCTCAAAATGAAGAAGCGTATCAAGGTAATGCCGAAGTAAAAGATGTGGTATTATTAATGAATCACTTAGATGTAGACAAGTATAAAGCTGTAGGTTATTCAAGAGGAAGTATTGTTTTGGCAAAATTACTGACAGAAGACGATAGTATAGAGAAAGCGGTTTTAGGTGGTATGGGTATAGATTTTACAAATGCCGATTGGGATAGAAGAATCATGTTCGCAAAAGCCTTTGATGGCGATATAAATGAGATAACCAAAGGTGCGGTAGACTATGCAAAATCTATTAAAGCAGATTTACGCTCATTACATTTGCAGCAAAAATTTCAACCTGTAACTTCGGTAAGCGAATTAAATAAAATAGATATAAACGTATTAGTAATTTGTGGTGATGAGGATAATGATAACGGAAATGCAGAAGAATTAAGTAAAATATTTAAAAGTGGCAGTTTAAAAAGAGTACCTGGGGATCATAATAGCACGTATAAGACTGAAGGCTTCTCATTATCAGTTCTTCAATTTTTAGATTAA
- a CDS encoding DUF3307 domain-containing protein, with amino-acid sequence MLIFIKLVLAHLIGDFVLQPTRWVLHKQSNKIKSKFLYLHVLLHFALYMLFLWDLSLWKIALIITIAHFVIDVLKLYSNDLFKNKSIPFFIDQILHILVIYCCAFYTDLYTHTISLFENLDWYLVTAIVFVTYPAAIIMGMILEGMSNQIETDHKSLPNAGKYIGMIERLFVLIFIVIGRWEVIGLLIAAKSVFRFNDLKERNNRKLTEYILIGTLVSFGLAILAGLLYIS; translated from the coding sequence ATGTTGATTTTTATAAAACTAGTATTGGCTCATTTAATTGGAGATTTTGTTTTGCAGCCTACAAGATGGGTACTTCACAAGCAATCGAATAAAATAAAATCTAAGTTTCTATACTTGCACGTGCTATTGCATTTTGCTTTATATATGCTTTTTCTTTGGGATTTGTCTCTCTGGAAAATTGCCCTAATAATAACCATAGCTCATTTTGTCATTGATGTATTGAAATTATATTCAAATGATTTATTTAAGAATAAAAGCATTCCGTTTTTTATTGATCAGATCCTACATATACTAGTCATATATTGCTGTGCTTTTTACACAGATCTATACACTCACACTATATCTTTATTCGAAAATTTAGACTGGTATTTAGTTACTGCCATTGTTTTTGTAACCTATCCGGCAGCAATTATAATGGGGATGATTTTAGAGGGAATGTCTAATCAGATAGAGACGGATCACAAATCATTACCAAATGCAGGTAAGTATATTGGTATGATAGAACGACTATTCGTTTTAATATTTATAGTAATAGGCAGGTGGGAAGTTATTGGCTTATTAATAGCTGCGAAATCTGTTTTTAGATTCAATGATCTTAAAGAGCGCAATAATAGAAAGCTAACAGAGTATATTTTAATAGGTACTTTAGTAAGTTTTGGGTTAGCAATCTTGGCGGGGCTTCTATATATCTCTTAA
- a CDS encoding SatD family protein: protein MIAIITGDIINSENHPSAQWIDLLKNYFNQFGASPMNWEIYRGDEFQLKVTEKNALFTAIRIKAMLKTIKGLDVRMGIGIGLETYIGTGVTESNGPAYQRSGRNFETLKESKINLSIATGEKAYDRTLNLMLRLALDFMDDWSVVSAEIVTLSLDYPHYSQKEIAQQLGIKQSAVSQRLKRARLDLVLDVLSYYKELITSK from the coding sequence ATGATAGCTATAATTACCGGAGATATTATTAATTCTGAAAATCATCCTAGTGCTCAATGGATCGATTTATTGAAGAATTACTTTAACCAATTTGGTGCTTCGCCAATGAACTGGGAGATATATCGTGGTGATGAATTTCAGTTAAAGGTTACTGAAAAAAATGCATTATTTACGGCTATTCGTATAAAAGCAATGCTAAAGACTATAAAAGGTTTAGATGTAAGAATGGGTATTGGTATAGGTTTAGAAACCTATATTGGTACAGGAGTAACCGAATCTAACGGACCTGCATACCAGCGCTCTGGGCGTAATTTCGAAACACTTAAAGAGAGTAAAATAAATCTTAGTATTGCAACAGGAGAAAAAGCATATGATCGAACTTTAAATTTAATGTTACGCTTAGCATTAGATTTTATGGATGATTGGAGTGTAGTTTCTGCAGAAATAGTAACATTGTCATTAGACTATCCGCATTATTCACAAAAAGAAATTGCACAACAATTAGGTATTAAACAGTCTGCCGTAAGTCAGCGTTTAAAAAGAGCAAGATTAGATTTGGTTTTAGATGTATTGTCATATTACAAAGAATTAATTACCAGTAAATAA
- a CDS encoding methyltransferase family protein gives MELKVPPALVFLCFGLMMYLLAEFLPMGYFDFYGRMLFAKILVGIGIVIALLALFQFKRANTTIDPTKPDKASNLVVGGIFKFSRNPMYLALLLLLLALGVFLGNAFNTLIAAGFVGYMNRFQIIPEERILLDKFGRSFKDYCILTRRWF, from the coding sequence ATGGAGTTAAAAGTACCGCCGGCTTTAGTGTTTTTGTGTTTCGGATTAATGATGTATCTATTGGCAGAATTTTTGCCGATGGGTTATTTTGATTTTTATGGGAGAATGTTGTTTGCCAAAATTTTAGTTGGTATTGGTATTGTAATAGCCTTATTGGCATTGTTTCAATTTAAAAGAGCAAATACAACTATAGATCCAACAAAACCTGATAAAGCTTCTAATTTAGTAGTAGGCGGAATTTTTAAATTTTCTAGAAACCCTATGTATTTAGCGCTGCTTCTTTTACTTTTAGCTTTAGGTGTGTTTTTAGGAAATGCTTTCAATACACTGATCGCTGCTGGGTTTGTGGGTTATATGAACCGTTTTCAGATTATTCCAGAAGAAAGAATTCTCTTAGATAAATTTGGGCGTTCCTTTAAAGATTATTGTATCTTAACAAGGCGTTGGTTCTAA
- a CDS encoding non-canonical purine NTP diphosphatase produces MKLVFATHNPNKLKEIQQLVPSYIELVSLDMIGCMTDIPETATTLEGNARIKADFITNTYQLPCFADDTGLIVDSLNGEPGVYSARYAGAENDSNANMDKLLANLSDKQNRNAYFNTVIALNLNGKTHIFDGSIHGEIIETKKGDNGFGYDPIFQPKGYKKTFAQLPLSIKNKISHRALAFKKLITYLNSTHDK; encoded by the coding sequence ATGAAGCTTGTATTCGCCACGCACAACCCAAACAAATTAAAAGAAATTCAGCAACTGGTACCATCATATATTGAACTAGTTAGTTTAGATATGATTGGATGTATGACCGATATACCCGAAACTGCCACCACCCTAGAGGGCAATGCTAGAATAAAAGCAGATTTTATAACAAATACGTATCAACTACCTTGCTTTGCAGATGACACAGGCCTCATTGTAGATTCTCTCAATGGTGAACCAGGCGTATATTCGGCAAGATATGCAGGTGCCGAAAATGATTCAAACGCTAATATGGACAAACTATTAGCTAACTTAAGTGATAAACAGAATAGAAATGCTTACTTCAATACTGTAATTGCCTTAAACTTAAACGGTAAAACCCATATATTTGACGGAAGCATACACGGCGAAATTATAGAAACAAAAAAGGGAGATAACGGATTTGGTTATGATCCTATCTTTCAACCAAAAGGTTATAAAAAAACTTTTGCGCAATTGCCCTTATCCATTAAAAACAAAATAAGCCATAGAGCTCTAGCATTTAAAAAATTGATTACCTATTTAAATAGTACTCATGATAAATAA
- a CDS encoding DUF4337 domain-containing protein encodes MINKKDNGETVVVSVASERAEAIGGVLIALFAALMAISQMVNGELEEEMMIAHNNVVSYSSWYQSKSIKESLKESELDYLSTLIESGIVKEENRPVIEQRIAIVKDKIVKYESEKTEILLGSEHVGKENWVQDIEGEMGIITGVKQWEKLTRTYDYATKKFDYALLFFQICIVLGAVCIIIYDSPVLQKGLIVLMIIFGISGTFLSIYGYTLAP; translated from the coding sequence ATGATAAATAAAAAAGACAACGGTGAAACTGTAGTAGTATCAGTAGCATCAGAACGAGCAGAAGCTATTGGCGGTGTACTAATAGCTTTATTTGCCGCGCTTATGGCAATATCACAAATGGTGAATGGCGAATTAGAAGAAGAAATGATGATTGCCCACAACAATGTAGTGAGCTATTCTAGCTGGTACCAGTCTAAAAGTATTAAAGAAAGCTTGAAAGAAAGTGAACTAGATTATTTAAGTACTTTAATTGAAAGCGGTATTGTAAAGGAAGAAAACAGACCGGTAATAGAACAAAGAATAGCTATTGTAAAAGATAAAATAGTAAAGTACGAATCAGAAAAAACAGAAATCTTACTAGGGTCTGAGCATGTAGGTAAAGAAAACTGGGTTCAAGACATAGAGGGGGAAATGGGAATTATTACCGGAGTTAAACAATGGGAAAAATTGACCCGAACCTATGATTACGCGACCAAAAAATTTGACTATGCATTACTATTTTTTCAAATATGTATTGTACTTGGCGCCGTTTGTATCATTATTTATGACAGCCCAGTGCTACAAAAAGGGCTAATTGTGCTTATGATTATCTTTGGAATTTCGGGTACATTCCTATCTATATATGGCTATACGCTAGCTCCGTAA
- a CDS encoding DEAD/DEAH box helicase, with protein MTKFEALGLQKSLLDAITDMGFETPSEVQEKAIPILLEGETDLVALAQTGTGKTAAFGFPLIQKIDSNSRTTQGLILSPTRELCLQITKEMQAYSKYERNINVVAIYGGASITDQARQIKRGAQIIVATPGRMKDMISRRLVDISNIDYCILDEADEMLNMGFMEDIKDILSGTPDEKSTWLFSATMPREVATIAKKFMHSPQEITVGAKNSGASTVQHEYYVVGGRDRYPALKRLADTNPDIFSVIFCRTKRDTQKVAENLIEDGYNAGALHGDLSQNQRDLVMNSFRKRQIQMLVATDVAARGIDVDDITHVINYQLPDEIETYTHRSGRTGRAGKSGISMVLVTRGEQRKIKAIENKINQKFELKKVPSGMEICGIQLHHLANKIKDTETNSDVDPYLPEINEILEGIDREELIKKLISAEFTRFSNYYNKSKDLNSSDSGRDRERSDGRRGGEIPTSGAVRYFINVGEKDGYDWMSLKDFIRDTVGLGQEDVFKVDVKESFSFFNTESESTQQILEKFTEFKVDGRFVNVEVSKNPGGGGGGNRRSGGSGGGFRGKRSSGGGRRDDDRGGRGRKEGSSESKGRRRDRSESSSPNSGKRRSTKRKGDFF; from the coding sequence ATGACAAAGTTTGAAGCACTGGGACTGCAGAAGTCCTTATTAGATGCTATTACTGATATGGGTTTTGAAACCCCATCAGAAGTTCAAGAAAAAGCAATCCCAATTTTACTGGAAGGTGAAACCGATCTAGTTGCCTTAGCGCAAACAGGTACAGGTAAAACTGCCGCATTCGGTTTTCCATTAATTCAAAAAATTGATAGTAATAGTAGAACCACACAAGGTTTAATATTATCACCAACTCGTGAGCTATGCTTACAGATTACGAAAGAAATGCAAGCGTATTCAAAATACGAACGTAATATCAATGTAGTTGCCATTTATGGTGGTGCAAGTATTACAGACCAAGCAAGACAGATTAAAAGAGGTGCGCAAATTATTGTTGCAACGCCTGGTCGTATGAAAGATATGATCAGTAGACGTCTTGTTGATATCTCTAATATAGATTATTGTATTTTAGATGAGGCAGATGAAATGCTGAACATGGGCTTTATGGAAGATATCAAAGATATTCTTTCTGGTACGCCTGATGAAAAATCTACATGGTTGTTCTCTGCAACTATGCCTAGAGAAGTAGCTACTATTGCTAAAAAATTCATGCATTCTCCACAAGAAATTACAGTGGGTGCAAAAAACTCTGGAGCATCAACCGTACAACATGAATATTATGTTGTTGGTGGTAGAGATCGTTACCCAGCTTTAAAAAGATTAGCAGATACAAACCCAGATATATTTTCAGTTATTTTCTGTAGAACAAAACGTGATACTCAAAAAGTTGCCGAAAATTTAATCGAAGACGGCTACAATGCAGGGGCTTTACATGGAGATTTAAGCCAAAACCAAAGAGATTTGGTGATGAACTCTTTTCGTAAAAGACAAATTCAAATGCTTGTAGCAACTGATGTTGCTGCGCGTGGTATTGATGTTGATGACATTACACATGTTATTAATTACCAATTACCAGATGAAATTGAGACGTATACCCACCGTAGTGGTAGAACAGGTAGAGCTGGTAAATCTGGTATATCTATGGTTCTTGTTACTCGTGGTGAACAACGCAAGATAAAGGCCATAGAGAACAAAATCAATCAAAAATTTGAATTGAAAAAAGTTCCTTCGGGAATGGAAATCTGTGGTATTCAATTACATCACTTAGCCAATAAAATAAAAGATACTGAGACTAATTCTGATGTTGACCCTTATTTACCTGAAATCAACGAGATACTAGAAGGTATTGACCGTGAGGAATTAATAAAGAAATTAATTTCTGCCGAATTTACAAGGTTCTCTAACTACTATAACAAGTCTAAAGATTTAAATTCTTCTGACAGCGGTAGAGATAGAGAAAGAAGCGATGGCCGAAGAGGTGGTGAAATACCAACTAGTGGTGCTGTTCGTTACTTCATAAACGTTGGTGAAAAAGATGGTTATGATTGGATGTCACTTAAAGACTTCATTAGAGATACAGTAGGACTTGGACAAGAAGATGTCTTTAAAGTTGATGTTAAGGAAAGTTTTTCATTCTTTAATACTGAAAGTGAATCTACACAACAAATTCTTGAAAAATTTACAGAGTTTAAAGTTGACGGAAGATTTGTTAATGTAGAAGTTTCTAAAAACCCCGGCGGTGGCGGTGGTGGAAATCGCAGAAGCGGTGGAAGCGGCGGTGGCTTCAGAGGAAAAAGAAGCAGCGGTGGCGGAAGAAGAGATGATGACCGCGGCGGAAGAGGAAGAAAAGAAGGTAGCTCTGAGTCTAAAGGCAGAAGACGTGACCGTAGTGAATCTAGCAGTCCTAACTCCGGAAAAAGACGTAGTACCAAAAGAAAGGGAGATTTCTTTTAG
- a CDS encoding carboxypeptidase-like regulatory domain-containing protein, giving the protein MKYLLSLILIFLSLIGFSQETEEGQRLSAVVINAQSDEPLESVHVVNLNQVFGTITNENGEFSITAAVNDTLYFSFLGFKSQKIRVTNDMFKFENTEIALTELAYALEEVIVRPYQLTGYLEIDVKNLPINNAYQYSISGLGVSYEGGNKNPSAVTKVLGAILNPADLLRNLFGKKPAQMRKLRQMREDDDIRNLLASKFDRETLTEFLQLEKVDIQDILNNCNYSKSFITTANDLQILDAISSCYEEYKVLNRKK; this is encoded by the coding sequence ATGAAATACTTATTATCGCTTATACTTATTTTTCTTTCACTAATAGGTTTCTCTCAAGAAACAGAAGAAGGTCAACGCCTTAGTGCTGTTGTTATAAACGCCCAATCTGATGAACCCCTTGAGAGCGTACACGTTGTTAACTTGAACCAAGTTTTTGGAACAATTACCAATGAAAATGGCGAATTTTCAATTACCGCAGCAGTAAATGACACCTTATATTTTTCTTTTCTAGGATTTAAATCACAGAAAATTAGAGTAACCAATGATATGTTCAAATTTGAAAATACAGAAATAGCACTGACAGAGCTTGCTTATGCTCTAGAAGAAGTTATTGTTAGACCTTATCAGCTAACCGGGTACTTAGAAATCGACGTAAAGAACCTTCCAATAAACAATGCCTACCAATATAGTATATCTGGCTTAGGCGTTAGCTATGAAGGTGGTAATAAAAACCCTAGCGCTGTCACAAAAGTATTGGGTGCCATTCTAAACCCAGCAGATTTGTTGCGTAACCTCTTTGGTAAAAAACCTGCGCAAATGCGTAAGCTTAGACAAATGAGAGAAGACGATGATATTCGCAACCTACTTGCTTCTAAATTTGATAGAGAAACACTTACAGAATTCCTTCAATTAGAAAAAGTTGATATTCAAGATATTCTAAATAACTGCAATTACTCCAAATCTTTTATCACTACAGCCAATGATCTTCAGATACTTGACGCCATTAGCAGCTGTTATGAAGAGTATAAAGTTTTAAATAGAAAGAAATAA
- a CDS encoding alpha-amylase family glycosyl hydrolase gives MKNVFLLGLLSIALISCQPKSKEKSETIAVVKDSIETPKKNPNFQWEAATVYFLLTDRFNNGNTANDLNFERDEETGELRGFLGGDIQGITKKIKDGYFTDLGVNAIWFTPVVEQIHGATDEGTGNTYGYHGYWAKDWTALDPNFGTDKDLDTLIKTAHENGIRILLDVVLNHTGPITEKDPVWPEEWVRTSPTCEFTTYENTTACTLVANLPDILTESDATVNLPDALLAKWKSEGRLSQELDELELFFDRTGYPRAPRFYIIKWLTDYVNKYGVDGFRVDTVKHANENSWAELYKEASFAFELWKKKNSDKVLDDNPFYMVGEVYNYGISGGQEFDLGDKKVNYFDNGFKSLINFELKTDAQKDYETIFTKYSKLLHTTFKDKSVLNYLTSHDDGQPFDQERADPKRAANVLLLTPGASQIYYGDETARSLVIEGTQGDATLRSFMNWNELDSLPQTKETLSYWQKLGTFRNDHPSIGAGIHKRISKAPYVFSRHFTKEDYVDKVVIALDAPKGKKSISVKGIFGDGTKLYDRFSGTEVTVDKNKVILDNDFDVVLLELNN, from the coding sequence ATGAAAAACGTATTCTTACTAGGGCTATTATCTATAGCATTGATTTCTTGCCAACCAAAGAGCAAAGAAAAATCAGAAACTATTGCTGTAGTTAAAGATTCAATTGAAACCCCTAAAAAGAATCCCAATTTTCAATGGGAAGCCGCTACCGTTTATTTTCTTCTCACAGACCGATTCAATAACGGAAATACAGCTAACGATCTAAATTTTGAGCGTGACGAAGAAACCGGAGAGCTCAGAGGTTTTTTAGGCGGAGATATTCAAGGCATAACAAAAAAAATCAAAGACGGATATTTCACAGACCTTGGCGTAAATGCTATTTGGTTCACTCCCGTTGTTGAACAAATTCATGGCGCTACAGATGAAGGTACTGGCAATACGTATGGTTATCATGGGTATTGGGCAAAAGACTGGACAGCTCTTGATCCTAATTTTGGAACCGATAAAGACTTAGATACACTAATAAAAACCGCCCATGAAAATGGGATTCGTATTTTATTAGATGTTGTTTTAAACCATACAGGTCCTATCACCGAAAAAGATCCTGTTTGGCCAGAAGAATGGGTACGCACCTCTCCTACTTGTGAATTTACTACATATGAGAATACTACTGCCTGTACATTGGTTGCGAATCTACCTGATATTTTAACCGAATCTGATGCTACTGTAAATTTACCAGATGCCCTTCTAGCAAAATGGAAAAGCGAAGGTAGACTTAGCCAAGAACTAGATGAACTAGAATTATTTTTTGACCGTACCGGCTACCCCAGAGCACCTCGCTTTTATATAATTAAATGGCTAACCGATTACGTTAATAAATATGGTGTTGACGGATTTAGAGTTGATACAGTTAAACATGCCAATGAAAATTCATGGGCAGAATTATACAAAGAAGCATCTTTTGCTTTTGAACTTTGGAAAAAGAAGAATAGTGATAAGGTATTAGACGACAACCCTTTCTACATGGTTGGTGAAGTTTATAATTACGGAATTTCTGGCGGACAAGAATTTGACCTTGGTGATAAAAAAGTAAACTATTTCGATAACGGATTTAAAAGCCTTATCAATTTCGAATTAAAGACGGATGCCCAAAAGGATTACGAAACTATTTTTACCAAGTACAGCAAACTACTACATACTACTTTCAAAGATAAAAGTGTATTAAATTACCTTACTTCTCATGACGACGGTCAACCTTTTGACCAAGAAAGAGCTGACCCTAAAAGAGCTGCAAATGTATTATTGCTTACGCCTGGTGCTTCTCAAATTTATTATGGTGATGAAACTGCTCGTAGTCTAGTGATAGAAGGGACACAAGGAGATGCTACGTTACGTTCGTTTATGAATTGGAATGAGTTAGATAGTTTACCACAAACAAAAGAAACTTTAAGCTATTGGCAGAAATTAGGAACTTTTAGAAATGACCACCCATCTATAGGTGCTGGTATTCATAAAAGAATTTCGAAAGCTCCATATGTTTTTAGCAGACACTTCACCAAAGAGGATTATGTGGATAAAGTAGTTATCGCTTTAGATGCACCAAAGGGAAAAAAATCTATTTCAGTAAAAGGTATTTTTGGTGATGGCACAAAATTATACGATCGCTTTTCTGGAACTGAAGTAACAGTTGACAAAAACAAAGTTATACTAGATAATGATTTTGACGTTGTCTTGTTAGAACTTAATAATTAA
- a CDS encoding VOC family protein yields MIAWYEIPVANMERAQKFYESILDVTITVNNFGEFVMGLFPDKQVVGQANGALVQHDQYVPSLTTGVLVYLACDDAAIVLGKVHAAGGQVLQPKTEIGDGHGFMGLLKDTEGNRIAVHSNA; encoded by the coding sequence ATGATAGCATGGTATGAAATACCCGTCGCAAATATGGAGCGAGCACAGAAGTTCTATGAATCTATTTTAGATGTAACCATTACAGTCAATAATTTTGGAGAATTTGTAATGGGTCTGTTTCCAGATAAACAAGTTGTTGGTCAGGCAAATGGCGCTTTGGTTCAGCATGACCAATATGTTCCTAGTTTAACAACTGGAGTATTGGTTTATTTAGCATGTGACGATGCAGCTATAGTTTTAGGTAAAGTTCATGCCGCAGGCGGACAAGTATTACAGCCCAAAACCGAAATAGGTGACGGACACGGATTTATGGGACTTTTAAAAGATACCGAAGGCAATAGAATTGCGGTACATTCTAATGCCTGA
- a CDS encoding SRPBCC family protein → MYTVFMIIAIVLILVILLALIAPKSYQVSRSIELEHSPEKVWSHLKFLKKQQEWSPWARKDPDMVLTFTGIDGEVGATSHWNGNKEVGEGEQEITRIVEGERIEQDLRFLKPYKSQSDCYMTLEEHEVNKSKVTWGFTGKNKFPMSIMMLFMSMDKMVGKDFEQGLQNLKHNLNS, encoded by the coding sequence ATGTATACCGTATTCATGATTATTGCAATAGTTCTAATCTTAGTTATTTTACTGGCATTAATAGCTCCCAAAAGTTATCAAGTTTCTAGAAGTATAGAATTAGAACATTCGCCAGAAAAAGTTTGGAGTCATTTGAAGTTTTTAAAGAAACAGCAAGAATGGTCGCCATGGGCAAGAAAAGACCCTGATATGGTACTTACTTTTACCGGGATTGATGGTGAAGTAGGTGCTACTAGCCATTGGAACGGAAATAAGGAAGTAGGTGAAGGGGAACAAGAAATTACTAGAATTGTAGAAGGTGAACGAATTGAACAAGATTTACGTTTCTTAAAACCCTACAAGTCGCAATCTGATTGTTATATGACTCTTGAAGAACATGAAGTAAATAAAAGTAAAGTGACATGGGGTTTTACTGGAAAGAACAAATTTCCTATGAGTATTATGATGCTTTTTATGTCAATGGATAAAATGGTTGGTAAAGACTTTGAACAAGGATTACAGAATCTTAAACATAATTTAAATAGTTAG
- a CDS encoding TrmH family RNA methyltransferase produces MIDVNLLEYLEEFISENRKQRFVDILAERTNYLTVAVEDVFQMHNTSAVVRSCESFGVQTAHLIEDRNGQHLDEEIAMGAQKWVDIKRYQNSKQVIDSLREKGYKIVATSPHADSSLLQDFKLDSKTALFFGTEKNGLSDYVLENADAFIKIPMVGFTESLNISVSAAIILQHLTTQLKASNVDWELTDEEMLERRLDWTKKSIKSIDDILERYKSDN; encoded by the coding sequence ATGATTGATGTGAACCTTTTAGAGTATTTAGAAGAATTTATTTCAGAAAATAGAAAACAGCGTTTTGTTGATATATTGGCTGAACGCACAAATTACTTGACTGTAGCGGTAGAAGATGTATTTCAAATGCACAATACTAGTGCAGTGGTAAGAAGTTGTGAATCTTTTGGTGTTCAGACTGCGCATTTAATAGAGGATAGAAACGGTCAACATTTAGATGAGGAAATTGCCATGGGCGCGCAGAAATGGGTAGATATAAAACGGTATCAAAATTCAAAACAAGTAATTGATTCGTTACGAGAAAAAGGATACAAAATCGTAGCTACCAGTCCGCATGCAGATAGCTCGCTATTACAAGATTTTAAATTGGACAGTAAAACGGCTTTGTTTTTTGGGACGGAGAAAAATGGATTAAGCGATTATGTTTTAGAAAACGCAGATGCCTTTATAAAAATACCAATGGTAGGATTTACCGAGAGTCTTAATATTTCTGTTTCTGCCGCGATTATACTTCAGCATTTAACGACCCAATTGAAAGCTTCAAATGTAGATTGGGAATTGACAGATGAAGAAATGCTAGAAAGACGGTTAGATTGGACAAAGAAGTCAATAAAAAGTATCGATGACATTCTAGAAAGATATAAGTCTGATAATTAA
- a CDS encoding SIR2 family NAD-dependent protein deacylase, whose protein sequence is MKNIVVLTGAGISAESGLKTFRDANGLWEGHDVMEVATPEGFQNNPELVLEFYNQRRRQLLTVEPNAAHKALVALEAHFNVQIITQNVDDLHERAGSSQVLHLHGELLKSRSSNSTHEFFDCKQDILLGDTCKNGHQIRPHIVWFGEAVPLLEEAIAITEKADYLIIIGTSMQVYPAASLIDFVNFSTPIYFIDPKPAITNSQKSNLTIITETAVAGTPTLVASLIDK, encoded by the coding sequence ATGAAGAACATTGTTGTATTAACGGGTGCCGGAATTTCTGCTGAAAGCGGATTAAAAACGTTTAGAGATGCTAATGGTCTATGGGAAGGGCATGATGTTATGGAGGTTGCCACACCAGAAGGATTTCAAAATAATCCGGAATTGGTATTAGAGTTTTACAATCAAAGAAGAAGGCAGTTGCTAACCGTTGAACCTAATGCTGCGCACAAGGCATTGGTCGCTCTAGAAGCCCATTTCAATGTTCAAATTATAACTCAAAATGTAGATGATTTACATGAGCGTGCCGGTAGTTCTCAAGTTCTACATCTTCATGGCGAATTATTAAAATCAAGAAGTAGTAATTCTACCCATGAATTTTTTGATTGTAAGCAAGATATTTTACTGGGTGACACCTGTAAAAATGGACATCAAATTAGACCGCACATTGTTTGGTTTGGCGAAGCTGTACCATTATTAGAAGAAGCTATAGCTATTACCGAAAAAGCCGACTATTTAATTATCATAGGTACTTCTATGCAAGTATACCCAGCGGCAAGTCTAATCGATTTTGTAAATTTTTCTACACCAATATATTTTATTGACCCAAAGCCAGCGATAACTAATTCTCAAAAAAGTAATTTGACAATTATTACCGAAACCGCAGTAGCCGGAACTCCTACTTTGGTTGCTTCCCTAATTGATAAATAA